In Anomaloglossus baeobatrachus isolate aAnoBae1 chromosome 3, aAnoBae1.hap1, whole genome shotgun sequence, one genomic interval encodes:
- the GPR17 gene encoding uracil nucleotide/cysteinyl leukotriene receptor, with the protein MTNSEDSMFDNSSSLAWADPCIQETWLENALLSVCYFLGLFVGGLGNIIALSLFVRDRQPKSPSDIFLLHLALSDLFLLLSLPTRLFYHLSGNHWPFGSLACRLSGFVFYLNMYASLYFLAGISIDRYLAIVHPLNSVKFRKPLHAHWTCGFLWTIVAFATAPLLLGRGAAMEETVCRLLYRETPSLRALSSLSAAFAIPFLATVICYGLILRRLRKGGDRKPKERAVKMVLLVLTIFLICFVPYHLSRTLYHVLMPGGESAAILSPCNLRQGLALANRFTSCLSTLNAALDPLVYFFAVKKFRQILLRLPCRQDGTDNVKNREEGKTEDSSLSAKTDV; encoded by the coding sequence ATGACTAACTCTGAGGACTCAATGTTTGATAACTCCTCCAGCTTGGCATGGGCAGATCCATGTATCCAAGAAACATGGCTGGAAAACGCTCTGTTGTCTGTATGCTACTTCCTTGGCTTATTTGTTGGAGGTCTGGGAAACATCATCGCCCTATCACTCTTTGTGCGAGACCGCCAGCCTAAGTCACCCTCTGACATCTTTCTTCTTCACCTGGCCTTATCAGATCTCTTCCTATTGCTTAGCTTACCTACTCGGCTCTTCTACCACCTATCAGGAAATCACTGGCCTTTTGGCTCATTGGCTTGCAGGCTTTCTGGTTTTGTCTTCTACCTCAATATGTATGCAAGTCTTTACTTCTTGGCTGGAATAAGCATTGATAGGTATCTGGCAATCGTGCATCCTCTCAATTCAGTAAAATTCCGTAAACCATTACATGCTCATTGGACTTGTGGCTTTTTGTGGACTATTGTTGCATTTGCTACTGCACCGTTATTGTTAGGTCGAGGAGCGGCAATGGAGGAAACTGTTTGTCGACTCCTATATCGGGAAACGCCATCTTTGCGAGCATTGTCATCACTCAGTGCAGCATTTGCCATCCCCTTCTTGGCCACAGTCATCTGCTATGGTCTTATATTAAGGCGACTTCGGAAAGGAGGCGATAGAAAACCAAAGGAGCGTGCTGTGAAGATGGTGCTCCTGGTCCTTACAATATTTCTGATATGTTTTGTTCCATATCATTTGAGTCGGACACTTTATCATGTCCTGATGCCGGGTGGTGAAAGTGCTGCTATACTATCTCCCTGTAACTTAAGGCAAGGCTTGGCTTTAGCAAACCGTTTTACTTCTTGCCTCAGCACCCTAAATGCGGCCCTAGACCCACTTGTGTATTTCTTTGCTGTCAAGAAATTCCGTCAGATTCTTCTTCGCTTGCCATGTAGGCAGGATGGAACAGACAATGTGAAAAACCGGGAGGAAGGCAAAACAGAGGACAGTTCTCTAAGTGCCAAGACAGATGTGTAA